A DNA window from Cydia pomonella isolate Wapato2018A chromosome 18, ilCydPomo1, whole genome shotgun sequence contains the following coding sequences:
- the LOC133527855 gene encoding allergen Tha p 1-like isoform X2 has translation MKSILITIAVLFTLVLAESEKYTEKYDSLDIDAIIGNKRLMAAYVRCVLEKGKCTPEGRLLKAHITDALQTGCSKCTIAQKGGMRKVIHHLIKEEPEAWEALLDKYDPKKVYVHKYHHQLNSVLEE, from the exons ATGAAGTCCATCCTCATCACCATCGCCGTCCTCTTCACGCTGGTACTGGCAGAGAGTGAGAAGTACACAGAAAAGTACGACTCCTTAGACATCGACGCCATCATCGGCAACAAGCGACTGATGGCTGCATACGTCAGATGTGTGTTGGAGAAAGGCAAATGCACGCCGGAGGGCCGGCTTCTCAAAG CACACATCACCGACGCTCTGCAAACCGGCTGTTCCAAATGCACCATTGCACAGAAAGGAGGTATGCGCAAAGTGATCCACCACCTCATCAAGGAAGAGCCTGAAGCCTGGGAGGCCCTGCTCGACAAATATGACCCTAAGAAGGTTTACGTACACAAGTACCATCATCAACTGAATTCTGTGTTAGAGGAATAG
- the LOC133527855 gene encoding ejaculatory bulb-specific protein 3-like isoform X1, whose product MILCLDMAFSGPYLHFLLASRIFIFKFIFAQAASPFRMKSILITIAVLFTLVLAESEKYTEKYDSLDIDAIIGNKRLMAAYVRCVLEKGKCTPEGRLLKAHITDALQTGCSKCTIAQKGGMRKVIHHLIKEEPEAWEALLDKYDPKKVYVHKYHHQLNSVLEE is encoded by the exons ATGATACTGTGTCTTGACATGGCATTTTCAGGGCCTTATTTACACTTCCTACTAGCTTCCCGcatatttatctttaaatttaTCTTTGCTCAAGCTGCATCTCCTTTCAGGATGAAGTCCATCCTCATCACCATCGCCGTCCTCTTCACGCTGGTACTGGCAGAGAGTGAGAAGTACACAGAAAAGTACGACTCCTTAGACATCGACGCCATCATCGGCAACAAGCGACTGATGGCTGCATACGTCAGATGTGTGTTGGAGAAAGGCAAATGCACGCCGGAGGGCCGGCTTCTCAAAG CACACATCACCGACGCTCTGCAAACCGGCTGTTCCAAATGCACCATTGCACAGAAAGGAGGTATGCGCAAAGTGATCCACCACCTCATCAAGGAAGAGCCTGAAGCCTGGGAGGCCCTGCTCGACAAATATGACCCTAAGAAGGTTTACGTACACAAGTACCATCATCAACTGAATTCTGTGTTAGAGGAATAG